In one Myxococcota bacterium genomic region, the following are encoded:
- a CDS encoding chloride channel protein yields the protein MPKSPRLLERFAKLESRWVAYGLLVGACSGLAAAAFFVALELATHYALIELARAPLPPPPPGDALFARPELPLGPPRGWLILLLPALGGLGAGLLVYFLAPEAEGTGTDELIRAFHRARGVVRPRAPLVKALATIVTLATGGSAGKEGPVAHVGGGIGSLLAGLLRLSAHDRRILLLAGTAGGLGAIFRAPLGSAITAVEVIYREDFESEALVPAVVSSITAYTVFVLLLGGHRIFGIPELAAFRPIEIPGYVLLALISAPVGRAYIWTFHAVRRRVFARLPLWPPLRPMLGGLLVGLVCVLVPEAYGTGWGWLQRALDGELVISTLALVVGAKILTTSLTVGSGGSGGVFGPTLFIGGMLGALVGYGGAALAPAFFPNPAAYVLVGMASFFAGVASAPIGALLMVAEMSGGYVLLPPLMLVSILAILLARGKSIYENQEKDRFSSPAHFGDLTVNLLEEMRVGDVFRSGDVPTAQPSTRFSALRELVFASEGATVPVVDASRRLVGLVTADQLRPVLDERQLDGFVVAGDIAAAPVFLLPDDDLYRAHELFRSSGAPRLPVIDPADADDPRAGPIVGMIDYRDMMRAYERELAKRREI from the coding sequence GTGCCCAAGTCGCCGCGTCTGCTCGAGCGGTTCGCCAAGCTCGAATCCCGCTGGGTTGCGTATGGCCTTCTGGTGGGAGCCTGCTCGGGGCTCGCGGCAGCCGCGTTCTTCGTCGCGCTCGAGCTCGCCACTCACTACGCGTTGATCGAACTCGCGCGTGCACCGCTTCCGCCCCCGCCCCCGGGCGACGCGCTCTTCGCGAGGCCCGAGCTGCCGCTGGGTCCGCCGCGCGGCTGGCTGATCCTGTTGCTGCCCGCGCTGGGCGGGCTCGGCGCCGGCTTGCTCGTGTACTTCCTCGCGCCCGAGGCCGAGGGCACGGGCACCGACGAGCTGATCCGCGCCTTCCACCGCGCGCGCGGAGTCGTGCGGCCGCGCGCCCCATTGGTGAAGGCGCTCGCGACGATCGTCACGCTCGCGACCGGCGGCAGCGCGGGCAAGGAAGGCCCGGTCGCGCACGTCGGCGGCGGGATCGGCTCGCTGCTAGCGGGCCTGTTGCGGCTCTCCGCGCACGACCGCCGCATCCTGCTGCTGGCCGGCACCGCCGGCGGACTCGGGGCAATCTTTCGCGCGCCGCTCGGCTCGGCGATCACCGCCGTCGAGGTGATCTACCGCGAGGACTTCGAGTCCGAGGCGCTGGTGCCCGCCGTGGTCTCTTCGATCACCGCATACACCGTCTTCGTGCTCCTGCTGGGCGGCCACCGCATTTTCGGGATTCCCGAGCTCGCGGCCTTTCGTCCCATCGAGATCCCCGGCTACGTGCTGCTCGCGTTGATCTCGGCGCCGGTGGGCCGCGCGTACATCTGGACGTTCCACGCGGTGCGCCGGCGCGTCTTCGCGCGCCTTCCGCTGTGGCCGCCGCTGCGGCCGATGCTCGGCGGGCTACTGGTCGGTCTCGTCTGCGTGCTCGTGCCCGAGGCCTACGGGACCGGCTGGGGCTGGCTGCAGCGCGCGCTCGATGGAGAGCTCGTGATCTCCACGCTCGCGCTCGTTGTGGGCGCGAAGATCCTGACGACCAGTCTCACCGTCGGCTCGGGCGGTAGCGGCGGCGTGTTCGGCCCGACCCTGTTCATCGGCGGAATGCTTGGCGCACTTGTGGGCTACGGCGGCGCCGCGCTCGCGCCCGCATTCTTCCCGAACCCGGCGGCCTACGTACTGGTCGGCATGGCGAGCTTCTTCGCCGGGGTCGCCTCTGCACCGATCGGCGCGCTGCTCATGGTCGCGGAGATGAGCGGTGGATACGTGCTGCTCCCGCCGCTGATGCTCGTGTCCATTCTGGCGATCCTGCTCGCGCGCGGGAAGTCGATCTACGAGAATCAGGAGAAGGACCGCTTCAGCTCGCCGGCGCACTTCGGTGACCTCACCGTGAACCTGCTCGAGGAGATGCGCGTGGGCGACGTGTTTCGCTCCGGCGACGTGCCGACGGCGCAGCCGTCGACCCGCTTCTCCGCGCTGCGCGAGCTGGTGTTCGCGAGCGAAGGCGCGACGGTGCCGGTGGTCGACGCCTCGCGTCGGCTCGTCGGTCTGGTCACTGCCGACCAGCTGCGCCCGGTCCTCGACGAGCGCCAGCTCGACGGCTTCGTGGTGGCCGGCGACATTGCGGCCGCGCCGGTCTTCCTGCTCCCCGACGACGATCTGTACCGCGCCCACGAGCTGTTCCGCTCTTCGGGCGCGCCGCGGCTTCCCGTGATCGACCCCGCCGACGCAGACGACCCGCGCGCGGGCCCGATCGTGGGCATGATCGACTACCGCGACATGATGCGCGCTTACGAGCGCGAGCTGGCGAAGCGCCGAGAGATCTAG